The genomic region tttaataaatCCCATGTAAAAATCCAATACATTGAACTATTTGAACTTACTATATGCTTTTtagaaaaacatttatattacgggattaaaaaaatcccaaaagatGATTTGTAGTCAtgttaaaaaacattttgagataagaatatttaaaatatcaagaTTTAGATTACtcgaatatatatatacaactcatttaatatatattttcaagcaTCGtatcattattaaatattaaattacaaattagtattttataaacaatCTAATCTAGATTTCagaaatacaaaacaaacatgcatgcacgtccaacttttctttctcattaCAACTGCTTGTTCATCTTTAGTTAAAACTAGTTCATTCAaagatatatcatatatgttcTAGCTAGTCTTCTTTTAAGAAGAAAACCGGACTACAACTTGTTTACCTACGGTGTAATAGTAAACTAAGGTTCGTGttgatgaataattgttttttttattaattgaggaTCTAAAGgttaaaacaaaagagaaaaacgcCATCTAGTTGTAAACAATGGTTTGTGACTgctatttatcatataaaggaAAATGAAGTATATATACGAAGACTAAAATATTGTTACCAGCTATCCTCTGTGACGCCACTTGAAAACTTTCACTGCTACCATGACATAAATAGCGTCTGATAAATTGCTTATGAACTTGAAATAAGCATGTCTCCAAGAACGCTTTATTAAGATTGAGCCAAAGACGCCCCAGAAGCTTATAACAAATCCAATTGCCATGCTCATGTaaaattcacgggtgaagaGCAATTTTTCATCTTCAGGAAGTTTAACAATTGGTTCCTGTGCAGGCTTCCCATCAATACACAATTTCTCTAGTGGCGGTCCACAAAGATCAAGATTATCTTCATAACATGAGGCATTGAAACCCTGTAATTGTGTACCAGTTGGAATTTCTCCAGATAGATTGTTATGTGACAAATCTAACACGCCGAGTCGATCAATTTGAGTAAGACTCCATGGAATTGAACCAACTAGATGGTTTCTTGACAAATCAAGAAAGTCAAGTGATGTTAACTTTCCAATATTTGAAGGAATCGCTCCGGTCAAATGGTTTCTTGATAAATTCAATGAAACCAATCCAAATAAATTCTCTATTTCCAGTGGAATTTCTCCAGAAAAGTGATTGCTTGAGAGATCAATGCTTTTTAGAAGTAGTAACCCATTATTTTTGAACATTTGTTCTGAACCTTTCCACATCAAGAATGCATTCAAATCATAtgtttgattaccaaccaagcCTTTTTCATTGAAATAATATGAATGACCTTGTGAAGATGTCTTTCGAGTCATTgaagtgaatttttttatgcatttaggAATTTGCCCAGACATGCTGTTTAGTGAGACATCGAAGAGTTGAATGTCGCTTAGGTAGCAAATTTGCAATGGTAAACTTCCATGGAAATTATTTCTTCCCAAACTTAAAAATTGCAACTCTTGTAATTCGCTCCCAATCCAAGCAGGGATAAGCCCTGATAATCTGTTTTCTGCAATATCTAGCATTACTAGATTTGTACAACTCCTCAAGGAGAAAGGTATCTCATCTGTTAAGTTGTTGTTTCTCAATAGCAATGCTTGAAGCTGAAGAAGAGATCCCATGGATGTGGGTATCCTTCCTGAAAAATTATTGTGACTTAAGTCCAAATAAGATATTGACTTGAAATGGCTCCAACAGTCCGGAATTTTTCCAGAGAAACGATTATTTGAAAGGTCTAATTGGTACAAAGTTTCAACTTTAACATTCacacataaaaatgaaagagaatctgagaatttatttttggataaatCAAGAAACAGGAAACCTTGCAGAAATGGTGGAATAGGGCCGTCAAATTGATTTGATCCAAGAATTAGGGAATGTTGAATATTCTTTGTTGGAAAATTTGGAATTATACCATGGAGATTATTGTATGAAATATTCATTGAAATCCATTCTCGGAATGCTAAATTAGCCCAAAACCACTTTGGAACCATATCTGCTATTCCAgcatttgaaatgtcaatatCCCTAAATTGATTTTGTGTCTCCAACCATTTGGGAAATACTGGACCTAGCTTGCAAGATCGCAATCCTATGTGGCTCAACTGAAATGGTGGGACCCAATTTTGGCTAAATGCCAAGGCCAATAAAGAGTTGTCAGATAACTCCAAGTCGTATAACTTAGACATATTAGCGAAATGATAGTCAGTGAGCACACCCTTCAAGGAATTTGATTGCATATCTAGTTGCTCCAGTTGAGGTGgaaatttaatatctttagGAATCTCTCCATTTAGCTTGTTTACATAAAGATTTAATTCTCTTAAAGATGAGAATATTGAGAGGTCAGGTAGTGTGCCGTTGATTTGATTCATGCTTAGATCTAATTGTTCCAATGAATATCTAGCACATCCAGACAAGTGATGGATTATCATTGGAAACTCTTCACTCAAGCTATTATTAGACATGTCCAATGAGCGCAAAGCACATGCATCCCCAAATGATTTGGGAATTCCACCTTCTAAAGAGTTTGATCCAATTGACAAAGACTCTAACAGAGATGGCAATTTGGTACTCTCTGGAATTTTTccatttaattgattttctgAAAGATCCAATGTTTTCAAGGCAGAGAATATTGAAAGGTCAGAAAGCGTACCATTGATTTGATTTCCTCTTATGTTCAATTCTTGCAGCGAGAATCTGGCACACCCAGACAATTGATGAATTATCACCGAAAGCTCTTTATTCAAATTGTTACCAGACATATCCAGTGATCTCAAAGCACATGAGTTCCCAAATGATTTGGGAATTCCACCTTCTAAAGAGTTTGATTGGATTGACAGAGATTCCAAATGAAATGGTAAGCGGATGCCTTCAGGTATGTTTCCACTTAATTGATTCTGATTGAGAACCAATGTTTTTAGAGACGGGAATACTGAAAGGTCAGGTAAAGAGCCGGTGATTTGATTATATGACAAATCCAAATCTTGTAATGAGTGTCTAACACAACCACTAGACAAATTATGAAGGATTGACGGAAGGTCTTCACTGAAATTGTTTTCTGTCGCATATAAAGAACGTAAGGTGCATATATTCGCGAAGGATTTGAAATCGTCACCCTTGAATATATTATATGAGAGGTCGAGGTGCTCAAGAGAATTCATTACACGGCCAAAATGGTTTGATGTGGTACCCTCCAAGAGATTATGACTAAGGTCAAGCTCAACAAGGTTGGAAGTGACGTTGGACAGCCACTGGAGTATCATTGATGACGTGAAGCTGTTCCAGGAAAGATCAAGGATGGAAAGGGAACTAGAAAAATTGAATTTGGAGGGCCTCAGTGAAAGGATAAAATGATCGGAAAGGCTACAATCAATTAAACTCAGTTCTCTAAGTTTTGGTAGCTTGGTAATCATTTGGAGGAAGCTATGAGAATTTTTGAGATTAGATATGAAGGCCAAGGAAAGATGGGTTAAAGAAATGAGATTAGACACCCAATGATCTCCATCGTCAATTTTGAGAGCAGGACCTCCAAGATAAAGCTTGTGCAAATTTGAAAGGTTCCCAAGTTGGGACGGTATACTTCCTTCAAAAGAATTGTACCTGAGATCAAGATGCTGCAATTGGGAGAGATTTCCAATTTGAGAGGGTATATTTCCTTCAAATTGATTGACGCTGAGATCAAGATGCTGCAACTGGGAGAGATTTCCAAGTTGACGTGGGATTGAACCCTGCAGATAATTCCCAGCAAGATTTAAGTGTTTCAAATGAGAAAGAGAGCCAAACTGAGTTGgaatttttccttcaaaaaaagaaaatgacagaTCAAGGTATCTCAAGTTGGTGAGAGAACCAAGAAACTCTGGGATTCCTCTGAATTGAAAATCATTCGAACTGAGGTTTAAATAGTTTAATTGTTGCAACTCCATCAACGACTTGTGGATCTCTCCTCTGATATAACGTTGCGAGGCAATTCCAGTGATACGATTGAAGGCATATGAATAATTAACCTGACCGTGAAGGTCGAGCATTAGAACATGGCCGGTGAGGTTGGTGCAGTGAATCCCTTGCCATTGGCAGCAATCAGAAGTGGTCCAAGAAGAGAGCATGCCATAGGGATCCACAAGTGCAGCCTTGAATTGGAGGAGTGCTTCCCTCTCCTTCTCAATGCACATAATATGGTCTTGAGCAGAAACAACCTGCAACATGATCATCATAAATGTTATTATGGCTTGCATGAATTTGAAACGAACTGGATTAATGGTTGGCATTTTGGTGGTTATGATCAGAAAGGCAAAGTGATTGATGAAATGAATCCACTGAATATGAGAATTAGAATGATATTGGTGAGTTTAGCAGTGGCAATAGGcatgcatatatataacacTTTCTCAAAGGGTCTTCTTCACTACCTCATCAGTGCGGAAGACTTGGAAAAGTCTCCGGTcaagaaattacaaaaaaactTGATCCTATATCGTAAGACAATGACATtcacatttaaaatatataattaaaaaactaataaacacaaaatttctaatttatgaaaacaaaaatctacactttaaaataataataataattattattataaacacTAGATGCACCCAACATTCCAACGAGCAAGAAATCATTATCCTGATTATTTAGCATGCTACATTTACACGTTTAATTGTTCTTCACAAtaaatctcatttattttattgttacgAAAACAAGTTAACCACTGTATTGTAAAATTAGTATCTCTCTCAATATGTTCTGACTTGAAATTATCATATTcttcttcaaaattaattatactaaaaaTAGTTCAAAGTCATCAAATCTTACCGTTACAATTCACTATATAATATTACTTTATCAGTTATTAAATATACGTtaccaattaatattttatgaacaATTTACTTGAGATCGTTGCATAATAACGATAAAAAAATGCTTAGAaagcttattttatttatagttatatttttttattaaaaaaaatctgacaAGTTGCTTACATAAACTATAtgaaaagcaaaagaaatgGAAGGGCTATAATATTATTACATGCATGCTAACCTTTAGCTAcctttgatattttattagggAACA from Glycine soja cultivar W05 chromosome 16, ASM419377v2, whole genome shotgun sequence harbors:
- the LOC114390013 gene encoding receptor-like protein EIX2, which gives rise to MPTINPVRFKFMQAIITFMMIMLQVVSAQDHIMCIEKEREALLQFKAALVDPYGMLSSWTTSDCCQWQGIHCTNLTGHVLMLDLHGQVNYSYAFNRITGIASQRYIRGEIHKSLMELQQLNYLNLSSNDFQFRGIPEFLGSLTNLRYLDLSFSFFEGKIPTQFGSLSHLKHLNLAGNYLQGSIPRQLGNLSQLQHLDLSVNQFEGNIPSQIGNLSQLQHLDLRYNSFEGSIPSQLGNLSNLHKLYLGGPALKIDDGDHWVSNLISLTHLSLAFISNLKNSHSFLQMITKLPKLRELSLIDCSLSDHFILSLRPSKFNFSSSLSILDLSWNSFTSSMILQWLSNVTSNLVELDLSHNLLEGTTSNHFGRVMNSLEHLDLSYNIFKGDDFKSFANICTLRSLYATENNFSEDLPSILHNLSSGCVRHSLQDLDLSYNQITGSLPDLSVFPSLKTLVLNQNQLSGNIPEGIRLPFHLESLSIQSNSLEGGIPKSFGNSCALRSLDMSGNNLNKELSVIIHQLSGCARFSLQELNIRGNQINGTLSDLSIFSALKTLDLSENQLNGKIPESTKLPSLLESLSIGSNSLEGGIPKSFGDACALRSLDMSNNSLSEEFPMIIHHLSGCARYSLEQLDLSMNQINGTLPDLSIFSSLRELNLYVNKLNGEIPKDIKFPPQLEQLDMQSNSLKGVLTDYHFANMSKLYDLELSDNSLLALAFSQNWVPPFQLSHIGLRSCKLGPVFPKWLETQNQFRDIDISNAGIADMVPKWFWANLAFREWISMNISYNNLHGIIPNFPTKNIQHSLILGSNQFDGPIPPFLQGFLFLDLSKNKFSDSLSFLCVNVKVETLYQLDLSNNRFSGKIPDCWSHFKSISYLDLSHNNFSGRIPTSMGSLLQLQALLLRNNNLTDEIPFSLRSCTNLVMLDIAENRLSGLIPAWIGSELQELQFLSLGRNNFHGSLPLQICYLSDIQLFDVSLNSMSGQIPKCIKKFTSMTRKTSSQGHSYYFNEKGLVGNQTYDLNAFLMWKGSEQMFKNNGLLLLKSIDLSSNHFSGEIPLEIENLFGLVSLNLSRNHLTGAIPSNIGKLTSLDFLDLSRNHLVGSIPWSLTQIDRLGVLDLSHNNLSGEIPTGTQLQGFNASCYEDNLDLCGPPLEKLCIDGKPAQEPIVKLPEDEKLLFTREFYMSMAIGFVISFWGVFGSILIKRSWRHAYFKFISNLSDAIYVMVAVKVFKWRHRG